The following proteins come from a genomic window of Lolium rigidum isolate FL_2022 chromosome 5, APGP_CSIRO_Lrig_0.1, whole genome shotgun sequence:
- the LOC124657419 gene encoding uncharacterized protein LOC124657419 — protein sequence MEADALPGWLAGMELASSGEVAATGRGKKKALRKVRGREKKPSSYRNNRREREREEFIKFLREEVPRETREEDYVDDYRDLWDCLFSDRFGSFDDQTALGPMRHTFGPIPPYAASDCTLQIFYIRVAEISKGGLQWPLHVHGLVAVRDSVDHNRNFLFNRARDDCQILTQEDPFLILTGPCRALLLIDPITIEVQLKVKSKAEPEKDEVLAFRVFDYHKAYHSDEVESPRILCKRCTLEFAYAPLLPSVEATVTLQVVDGSWDDRFQGVVTCRTTRLKKGEMVLLDSRDGKMPVDSDGVIELSRRVVSVEERGQLLVSVLARPMGNDQGLVATEDTAVFTQMNAGTSRGTCHLGFCKMQVTVAWSLLSTLEDVWLADEHGVS from the exons ATGGAGGCGGATGCGCTGCCCGGCTGGCTGGCGGGGATGGAGCTGGCCAGCAGCGGCGAGGTGGCGGCGACCGGCCGAGGGAAGAAGAAGGCGCTCAGGAAGGTCCGCGGCCGCGAGAAGAAGCCCTCCTCGTACAGGAACAATCGCCGGGAGCGGGAACGCGAGGAGTTCATCAAGTTCCTCAGGGAGGAGGTGCCCAGGGAGACGAGGGAGGAGGACTACGTCGACGATTACCGCGACCTCTGGGACTGTCTCTTCTCCGACCGCTTCGGTTCCTTCGACGACCAAA CGGCACTTGGCCCGATGCGCCATACCTTCGGACCAATCCCGCCGTACGCCGCTTCCGACTGTACCTTGCAGATCTTCTACATCCGAGTCGCCGAGATCAGCAAAGGTGGTCTCCAGTGGCCTCTGCATGTCCATGGCTTGGTTGCCGTCAGGGACTCTGTAGATCACAATCGCAACTTCCTCTTCAACCGGGCAAGGGATGACTGCCAAATTCTCACCCAAGAG GATCCATTTTTGATATTAACTGGTCCATGTCGTGCGCTCCTGTTAATTGACCCGATTACTATTGAAGTTCAGCTCAAAGTAAAGAGCAAAGCAGAGCCTGAAAAGGATGAAGTACTGGCTTTCAGAGTCTTCGACTACCACAAAGCTTACCATTCTGATGAGGTGGAATCTCCACGGATCCTCTGCAAGCGCTGCACGCTTGAGTTCGCATACGCGCCGCTGCTTCCTTCAGTTGAGGCCACCGTCACCCTCCAAGTTGTCGATGGGTCATGGGACGATCGTTTCCAAGGAGTTGTCACATGCCGTACTACCAGATTGAAAAAAGGGGAGATGGTGTTGCTTGACTCTCGGGATGGAAAAATGCCTGTCGATTCGGATGGTGTGATCGAGCTTTCGAGGCGTGTTGTTTCTGTAGAAGAAAGGGGACAACTGTTAGTTTCCGTGCTGGCCCGTCCGATGGGTAATGACCAAGGTTTGGTTGCAACGGAGGATACTGCTGTCTTTACACAGATGAACGCCGGCACAAGCCGTGGCACGTGCCATCTAGGTTTCTGCAAGATGCAAGTTACTGTTGCTTGGTCCCTTCTTTCTACCCTGGAAGACGTGTGGCTTGCTGATGAACACGGTGTATCTTGA